A portion of the Gigantopelta aegis isolate Gae_Host chromosome 10, Gae_host_genome, whole genome shotgun sequence genome contains these proteins:
- the LOC121382652 gene encoding alpha-1,3-mannosyl-glycoprotein 4-beta-N-acetylglucosaminyltransferase C-like: MALTKILCSKYFHIVSDTRPATDGVTRSRTKVDMKGTLGVILPRATLLAGIQRSHQVSLTVGIPTVKREGVLYLLDTVQSLVNESSPQDRRSITVVVMLADVDQSHNEMILSRIRTRFPAELKSGFLQIIRAPLEDYPSLQNLRRTFGDAKTRVVWRSKQNLDYSSLMAFSQNISQYYLQLEDDVIAAPSYYRKIMSFIKSKRQEWTMMEFSALGFIAKLYQSRDLMKLAILLRTYFNEQPCDFLLEYHLRLELQKERYIRKPTLFKHMGKHSSLKNITRNNVNTFFQGRTKVYKGDNPDADVHTNMAVFESYLPENAYKLQADDSAFWAKTPKVGDTIEIIFKRPTNISRIVVETGFSDDRQRDCLVGARLDAGYKVSRDVNLKGHCTDVRNLGEFIDGRIDVTVTKPSAEIGCLLITVTKTRNKWLFVREIAVFV; encoded by the exons ATGGCGTTGACTAAAATATTGTGTTCTAAATATTTCCACATTGTTTCAGATACTAGACCTGCTACAGATGGAGTAACAAGGTCACGTACTAAGGTTGACATG aaaGGAACGCTGGGAGTGATCCTACCACGAGCTACTTTACTGGCTGGCATCCAACGTTCACACCAAG TGAGCCTGACAGTGGGAATCCCGACCGTGAAGCGTGAAGGTGTTCTATATCTGCTGGACACCGTCCAGTCACTTGTGAATGAGAGCTCCCCCCAGGACAGACGCAGCATAACCGTCGTGGTAATGCTGGCAGACGTCGACCAATCACACAACGAGATGATTCTATCGCGGATCAGAACGAGGTTCCCTGCTGAACTGAAATCCGGGTTTCTGCAGATCATCCGGGCTCCCCTGGAAGATTACCCGTCACTGCAGAACCTGCGCAGAACGTTCGGAGACGCCAAAACCAGGGTCGTGTGGAGATCGAAACAAAACCTCGATTACTCTAGCCTCATGGCGTTCTCTCAAAACATCTCGCAATATTATCTTCAGTTGGAAGATGACGTCATAGCGGCTCCATCTTACTATCGTAAAATCATGTCGTTTATCAAGTCCAAACGCCAAGAATGGACAATGATGGAATTTTCTGCTTTAGGGTTCATAGCAAAACTGTACCAATCTCGAGACTTGATGAAGCTGGCGATTCTTCTTCGTACATATTTTAACGAGCAACCGTGCGACTTTCTGTTAGAGTACCACCTTCGACTAGAGTTACAGAAGGAGCGGTATATACGAAAACCAACACTTTTCAAACACATGGGCAAGCATTCATCCTTAAAAAACATTACACGAAACAacgtaaatacattttttcaaGGCCGTACTAAAGTGTACAAGGGAGACAACCCAGATGCCGATGTGCATACAAACATGGCGGTTtttgagagttatctcccagaAAATGCTTACAAACTGCAAGCAGACGATTCAGCCTTCTGGGCAAAAACGCCAAAAGTTGGCGATAccatagaaataatatttaagcGACCTACAAATATTAGCAGAATCGTGGTGGAGACGGGGTTCTCAGACGATCGCCAACGTGACTGTTTAGTGGGCGCCCGGCTGGACGCTGGGTACAAAGTGTCACGGGATGtgaatttaaagggacactgTACGGATGTTCGTAACCTTGGCGAGTTTATCGATGGTAGGATTGACGTCACTGTTACCAAGCCGTCCGCAGAGATCGGCTGTCTCTTAATTACAGTGACCAAGACACGCAACAAGTGGCTCTTTGTCCGTGAGATTGCAGTATTCGTGTag